The following are encoded in a window of Alphaproteobacteria bacterium genomic DNA:
- a CDS encoding M28 family peptidase, whose translation MRWTLLPLALIAAAAVRAAPPADPGSPASYAPVDPQRLSQWTRALAADEMQGRAPGTEGETRAVAWLSQQFAALGLQPGGENGGWTQRVPLIHTQMPASARFAIAGHGETIALESPRDIYVSTARETDRVRIAAAPMVFVGYGVTAPERGWDDFGDADLNGKIAVFLVNDPDFEASAGEPAAGRFGGRAMTYYGRWTYKFEEAARRGAIGALVIHESEAAGYGWNTVQAPGGENYNVVLAPGARRPVLLQGWIQRDVAAGLFRRAGLDFEAAKRQARSGRFRPVDLGAAFSTDLPVAVARVESHNVIGRLPGRRRPQETILFSGHWDAYGTGPADSRGDTIRNGAHDDALGLAGVLEIARLFRAGPRPERTLLFAAWTAEERGLLGSEYGAANPLYPAETMVASITLDTLQSAGPARDVVLIGQGQNSLEDLMAAEAAAQGRAVTPDAQPQRGLFYRADHFPFARRGVPTLLLMALGGGVDLVDGGREAGDRWVSEFTAHCYHQTCDQWSVDWDLRGAAQDVALAYRIGRRLAFSRDWPVWREGSEFRAVRERSEERRR comes from the coding sequence ATGCGCTGGACCCTTCTTCCCCTCGCCCTGATCGCCGCCGCGGCCGTCCGCGCGGCTCCTCCCGCGGACCCCGGCTCGCCCGCCTCCTACGCCCCCGTCGATCCGCAGCGCCTGTCGCAATGGACGCGCGCCTTGGCCGCCGACGAGATGCAGGGCCGGGCGCCCGGCACCGAGGGCGAGACCCGCGCGGTCGCCTGGCTCTCGCAGCAATTCGCGGCCCTCGGCCTCCAGCCCGGCGGCGAGAATGGCGGCTGGACCCAGCGCGTGCCGCTGATCCACACCCAAATGCCCGCCTCGGCCCGTTTCGCCATCGCCGGCCACGGGGAGACGATCGCGCTCGAATCCCCGCGCGACATCTACGTCAGCACCGCTCGCGAGACCGACCGGGTGCGGATCGCCGCCGCTCCGATGGTCTTCGTCGGCTACGGAGTCACCGCCCCCGAACGGGGCTGGGACGATTTCGGGGATGCCGACCTCAACGGCAAGATCGCCGTCTTCCTCGTCAACGATCCGGATTTCGAGGCTTCGGCCGGCGAGCCCGCCGCCGGGCGCTTCGGCGGCCGGGCGATGACCTATTACGGCCGCTGGACCTACAAGTTCGAGGAAGCGGCGCGGCGCGGGGCGATCGGCGCCCTGGTGATCCACGAAAGCGAGGCGGCCGGCTATGGCTGGAACACCGTCCAGGCGCCGGGCGGGGAGAATTACAACGTCGTCCTCGCCCCAGGCGCGCGCCGTCCGGTCCTCCTCCAGGGCTGGATCCAGCGCGACGTCGCCGCCGGCCTCTTCCGCCGCGCCGGGCTCGATTTCGAGGCGGCGAAGCGCCAGGCGCGCAGCGGCCGCTTCCGCCCGGTCGATCTCGGCGCCGCCTTCTCCACCGATCTGCCGGTCGCCGTCGCGCGGGTGGAGAGCCACAACGTCATCGGCCGCCTGCCCGGCAGGCGCCGCCCGCAGGAGACGATCCTCTTCTCCGGCCATTGGGACGCCTACGGCACCGGCCCGGCCGACTCGCGCGGCGACACGATCCGCAACGGCGCCCACGACGACGCTCTGGGCCTCGCCGGGGTGCTCGAGATCGCCCGCCTGTTCCGCGCCGGCCCGCGCCCGGAGCGCACCTTGCTCTTCGCCGCCTGGACCGCCGAGGAGCGCGGCCTGCTCGGCTCCGAATATGGCGCGGCCAATCCGCTCTATCCGGCGGAGACGATGGTCGCCAGCATCACTCTGGACACGCTCCAATCGGCCGGCCCGGCGCGCGACGTGGTGCTCATCGGGCAGGGCCAGAACAGCCTCGAGGACCTGATGGCCGCCGAGGCCGCGGCGCAGGGCAGGGCGGTGACTCCCGACGCCCAGCCGCAGCGCGGCCTGTTCTACCGCGCCGATCATTTCCCCTTCGCCAGGCGCGGCGTTCCGACTCTCCTGCTGATGGCGCTCGGCGGCGGAGTCGACCTGGTCGATGGCGGGCGCGAGGCGGGCGACCGCTGGGTCAGCGAGTTCACCGCGCATTGCTACCACCAGACCTGCGACCAATGGTCGGTGGACTGGGATCTGCGCGGCGCGGCGCAGGACGTCGCTCTCGCCTACCGCATCGGCCGCCGCCTCGCTTTCTCGCGCGACTGGCCGGTGTGGCGCGAGGGCTCGGAATTCCGCGCCGTGCGGGAACGATCCGAGGAGCGCCGCCGCTAA
- a CDS encoding AbrB/MazE/SpoVT family DNA-binding domain-containing protein, with protein MGAERHVKLFKNGRSQAVRIPREFELPGEDAIMRKEGGRLIIESAPPRSLRAILAAMAPIEEDFGPIDDPAPEPVDS; from the coding sequence ATGGGCGCGGAGCGTCATGTGAAGCTGTTCAAGAACGGAAGAAGCCAGGCGGTCCGGATTCCGCGCGAGTTCGAGCTTCCGGGCGAGGACGCCATCATGCGCAAGGAAGGGGGGCGGCTGATCATCGAATCGGCGCCGCCGCGCTCGTTGCGCGCGATCCTTGCGGCGATGGCCCCGATCGAGGAGGATTTCGGTCCGATCGACGATCCCGCGCCCGAGCCGGTCGATTCGTGA
- a CDS encoding polyketide cyclase, producing the protein MSDHDLVLERVLDAPRELVWKALTTPEHIRKWWAPRPYRTTDIALDLVPGGIFRMRMVGPDGFDTGTGGTGCVLDVAEGTRIVWTSALGPGWRPNDPGPAADCGGFLFTAIMSIEDAPGGKTLYRAVAMHKSLADAETHAKMGFHEGWGTCADQLGEVAGTLA; encoded by the coding sequence GTGAGCGACCATGACCTCGTGCTGGAGCGGGTGCTCGACGCGCCGCGCGAACTCGTCTGGAAGGCGCTGACGACGCCGGAGCATATCCGCAAATGGTGGGCGCCCCGGCCCTATCGGACGACCGACATCGCGCTCGACCTCGTTCCGGGGGGGATTTTCCGGATGCGCATGGTCGGCCCCGACGGCTTCGACACCGGCACCGGCGGCACCGGCTGCGTGCTCGACGTCGCCGAGGGGACAAGAATCGTCTGGACCTCCGCGCTCGGCCCGGGCTGGCGGCCGAACGATCCGGGGCCTGCCGCCGATTGCGGCGGCTTCCTGTTCACCGCGATCATGAGCATCGAGGACGCACCCGGCGGCAAGACGCTCTACCGCGCCGTCGCCATGCACAAGAGCCTCGCCGACGCCGAGACCCACGCCAAGATGGGCTTCCACGAAGGCTGGGGCACCTGCGCCGACCAGCTCGGCGAGGTGGCGGGGACCCTCGCATGA
- a CDS encoding SRPBCC domain-containing protein, which yields MSATVTVERRFAAPPEAVFDAWLDPAAASRFLFATPGGVMEKVEIDPHIGGGFTVIERRGETQAEHHGEYVEIDRPRRLAFDFWTSFSAERTRVSIDIEPDGGGSRVTLTHEGVGADWTEKTRQGWTTILDGLARTLES from the coding sequence ATGAGTGCGACGGTGACCGTGGAGCGGCGCTTTGCTGCGCCGCCGGAGGCGGTGTTTGACGCCTGGCTCGACCCTGCCGCCGCGAGTCGGTTCCTGTTCGCGACCCCGGGCGGGGTGATGGAGAAAGTCGAGATCGATCCGCATATCGGCGGCGGCTTCACGGTGATCGAACGGCGCGGCGAGACCCAAGCCGAGCATCATGGCGAATATGTCGAGATCGACCGGCCGCGCCGCCTGGCCTTCGATTTCTGGACAAGCTTCAGTGCCGAGCGGACCCGGGTCTCGATCGACATCGAACCCGACGGCGGGGGATCGCGTGTCACGCTTACGCACGAGGGCGTTGGGGCGGACTGGACGGAGAAGACCCGCCAGGGCTGGACGACGATCCTCGACGGGCTCGCCCGAACCCTGGAGAGCTAG
- a CDS encoding S9 family peptidase — MRLLPALLLPFAAASALAQPASTPIAYPETARGEVAEEQFGERVADPYRWLENDVRQDPAVRAWVTAQNRVTEAFLAALPGRDAIRARMTELYDYERFSLPEKAGSRYFYTRNDGLQNQAVLYVREGIDGAPRVLIDPNTWSQDGATALAEWDPSHDGSHLLYSVQDGGTDWRTVRVLDVATGRPTSDEVRWVKFSNLDWARDGSGFYYSRFAEPATGTQFQSLNENQKVYFHRLGTPQSEDRLVYATPDRPRLGHTAEVSEDGRWLIVSSSEGTDARYEITLIDLARPEAAPRQLIAGFENDWSYLGNRGNVFYWSTNKGAPRQRIVATDISRPQLAIREIVPEDRATLQGASIVGRQLIVRYLADAKSEVRTFDLEGTRTGLIRLPGIGSAGGFRGDQSSAETFYSFASFNSPGAIYRYDSATGRTSVFAESRLAFDPARYEVRQVFYNSKDGTRVPMFLVHRRDLDRSRPQPTLLYGYGGFNATELPRYQPKWMTWVDMGGILAVANLRGGGEYGEAWHDAGRLANKQNTFDDFIAAGEYLIREHVTTSRQLAIEGRSNGGLLIGAVLNQRPDLFAAALPTVGVMDMLRFDRFTAGRYWVDDYGYPNREADFRVLRAYSPYHNIRAGTAYPPMLVTTADTDDRVVPGHSFKYIAAIQNADPNGAPHLIRIETRAGHASGKPTDKQIAEYTDMYAFIAHYTGLRVAAR, encoded by the coding sequence ATGCGTCTTCTCCCTGCCCTGCTGCTCCCCTTCGCCGCCGCTTCCGCGCTTGCCCAGCCCGCCTCCACGCCGATCGCCTATCCCGAGACGGCGCGCGGCGAGGTGGCCGAGGAGCAGTTCGGGGAGCGGGTCGCCGATCCCTATCGCTGGCTCGAGAACGACGTCCGGCAGGACCCGGCGGTGCGCGCCTGGGTGACCGCGCAGAACCGGGTCACCGAGGCGTTCCTCGCCGCGCTTCCGGGGCGCGACGCGATCCGGGCGCGGATGACCGAGCTCTACGATTACGAGCGGTTCAGCCTGCCGGAGAAAGCCGGAAGCCGCTATTTCTACACCCGCAACGACGGGCTTCAGAACCAGGCGGTGCTCTACGTCCGCGAGGGGATCGACGGCGCTCCGCGGGTGCTGATCGATCCCAACACATGGTCGCAGGACGGCGCTACCGCGCTCGCCGAATGGGATCCTTCGCACGACGGCAGCCACCTGCTCTATTCGGTGCAGGACGGCGGCACCGACTGGCGCACCGTGCGCGTGCTCGACGTCGCCACCGGCCGGCCGACGAGCGACGAGGTGCGCTGGGTCAAATTCTCCAACCTCGATTGGGCCAGGGACGGATCGGGTTTCTATTATTCGCGCTTCGCCGAGCCGGCCACGGGGACCCAGTTCCAGTCGCTCAACGAGAATCAGAAGGTCTATTTCCATCGCCTCGGAACGCCGCAGAGCGAGGACCGGCTGGTCTACGCCACGCCCGACCGGCCGCGGCTCGGCCACACCGCCGAGGTCTCGGAGGACGGACGCTGGCTGATCGTCTCAAGCTCCGAGGGCACCGACGCGCGCTACGAGATCACGCTGATCGACCTCGCCCGGCCGGAGGCGGCGCCGCGCCAGCTGATAGCCGGGTTCGAGAACGACTGGTCCTATCTCGGCAACCGCGGAAACGTCTTCTACTGGAGCACCAACAAGGGCGCGCCGCGCCAGCGCATCGTCGCCACCGACATCTCCCGCCCGCAGCTGGCGATCCGCGAGATCGTGCCGGAGGACAGGGCGACCCTTCAGGGCGCCTCGATCGTCGGGCGCCAGCTGATCGTCCGCTACCTCGCCGACGCCAAGAGCGAGGTGCGCACCTTCGACCTCGAGGGGACGCGCACCGGCCTCATCCGCCTGCCCGGCATCGGCAGCGCCGGCGGCTTCCGCGGCGACCAGTCTTCGGCCGAGACCTTCTACAGCTTCGCGAGCTTCAACAGCCCGGGCGCGATCTACCGCTACGACAGCGCCACCGGCCGGACGAGTGTCTTCGCCGAATCGCGCCTGGCCTTCGATCCGGCGCGCTACGAGGTCCGCCAGGTCTTCTACAATTCGAAGGACGGGACGCGGGTGCCGATGTTCCTCGTCCACCGCCGCGACCTCGACCGGAGCCGGCCGCAGCCGACCCTGCTCTACGGCTATGGCGGATTCAACGCGACCGAGCTTCCGCGCTACCAGCCCAAATGGATGACCTGGGTCGACATGGGCGGGATCCTCGCCGTCGCCAACCTTCGCGGCGGCGGCGAATATGGCGAGGCCTGGCACGACGCCGGAAGGCTCGCCAACAAGCAGAACACGTTCGACGACTTCATCGCCGCCGGCGAATACCTGATCCGCGAGCACGTCACGACCAGCCGCCAGCTGGCGATCGAGGGCCGCTCCAACGGCGGCCTGCTGATCGGCGCGGTGCTCAACCAGCGGCCGGACCTGTTCGCCGCCGCTTTGCCGACCGTCGGCGTGATGGACATGCTCCGCTTCGACCGCTTCACCGCCGGGCGCTATTGGGTCGACGATTACGGCTACCCCAACCGCGAGGCCGATTTCCGGGTGCTCAGGGCCTATTCGCCCTATCACAACATCCGTGCGGGCACCGCCTATCCGCCGATGCTGGTGACCACCGCCGACACCGACGACCGCGTCGTTCCCGGGCACAGCTTCAAATATATCGCCGCGATCCAGAACGCCGACCCGAACGGCGCGCCCCACCTGATCCGGATCGAGACCCGCGCCGGCCACGCCTCGGGCAAGCCGACCGACAAGCAGATCGCCGAATATACCGACATGTACGCGTTTATCGCGCACTATACGGGGCTGCGGGTGGCGGCGCGATGA
- the argB gene encoding acetylglutamate kinase, protein MTPTETARILIQALPYIQRFRGKTVVVKLGGAAIDAELDRALAQDVLLLRSVGVRCVLVHGGGPQVDALMKQMGKKPEFRDGLRVTDAETLRIVRMVLVGEVSRNLVATINKESPADPVAVAVAGEDGGLLITRPRDPALGFVGDVAEVRAERLHGLLDQGLAPVVSTVGADPSGQPYNINADEAAMAIAVAMDAEKIVYLTAAPGLLEDPKDESTLVQRLSSDALRERIEHESVSAGMIPKLKACADAVDGGVGSAHIIDGRVPHALLIEILTDQGIGTMVTREKAA, encoded by the coding sequence ATGACCCCGACCGAGACCGCGCGCATACTTATTCAGGCGCTGCCCTACATCCAGCGCTTCCGCGGCAAGACAGTGGTCGTGAAGCTCGGGGGGGCGGCGATCGACGCCGAGCTCGACCGGGCGCTGGCCCAGGACGTCCTGCTCCTCAGGAGCGTCGGCGTGCGCTGCGTGCTCGTCCACGGCGGCGGCCCTCAGGTCGACGCGCTGATGAAGCAGATGGGCAAGAAGCCCGAATTCCGCGACGGCCTGCGCGTCACCGACGCCGAGACGCTGCGGATCGTGCGCATGGTCCTGGTCGGCGAGGTCAGCCGCAACCTGGTCGCGACGATCAACAAGGAATCCCCCGCCGATCCGGTCGCCGTGGCGGTCGCCGGCGAGGATGGCGGCCTGCTGATCACCAGGCCGCGCGATCCCGCGCTGGGCTTCGTCGGCGACGTCGCGGAGGTCCGCGCCGAGCGCCTCCACGGCCTGCTCGACCAAGGGCTCGCTCCAGTGGTTTCCACCGTCGGCGCCGATCCCTCGGGCCAGCCCTACAACATCAACGCCGACGAGGCGGCGATGGCCATCGCGGTGGCGATGGACGCGGAGAAGATCGTCTACCTCACCGCCGCACCCGGCCTGCTCGAGGACCCGAAGGACGAAAGCACGCTCGTCCAGCGGCTGAGCTCCGACGCGCTTCGCGAGCGGATCGAGCACGAAAGCGTCAGCGCGGGAATGATCCCCAAGCTCAAGGCCTGCGCCGACGCTGTCGACGGCGGAGTCGGCTCCGCCCACATCATCGACGGGCGCGTGCCCCACGCGCTGCTGATCGAAATCCTCACCGATCAAGGCATCGGCACGATGGTCACCCGGGAGAAAGCTGCATGA
- a CDS encoding type II toxin-antitoxin system VapC family toxin, producing the protein MTRYLLDTNIVSDLVRNPQGAAAARLVGIDERAIGTSIIVAAELRYGAVRRGSARLTAQLEKILGAIEVLPFEAPAERVYGELRCSLEAAGRPTGANDLLIAAHALALGRSLVTDNLREFSRVAGLPLENWLRDA; encoded by the coding sequence GTGACTCGCTACCTGCTCGATACGAACATCGTCTCCGATCTCGTCCGCAATCCGCAGGGCGCCGCCGCCGCGCGCCTCGTGGGCATCGACGAGCGCGCGATCGGCACCAGCATCATCGTGGCGGCGGAGCTTCGCTACGGCGCGGTCCGGCGGGGCTCGGCCCGGCTGACGGCGCAGCTGGAGAAGATTCTCGGCGCGATCGAAGTGCTGCCGTTCGAGGCGCCGGCCGAGCGGGTCTATGGCGAACTGCGTTGCAGCCTCGAGGCGGCGGGGAGGCCGACCGGCGCGAACGACCTGCTCATCGCCGCGCACGCGCTCGCGCTCGGCCGTAGCCTCGTCACCGACAATTTGCGGGAATTCTCGCGGGTGGCGGGACTGCCGCTGGAGAACTGGCTTCGGGACGCCTAG
- the argC gene encoding N-acetyl-gamma-glutamyl-phosphate reductase gives MHRPRMSVPVAIFGASGFVGAELLRLCAAHPALDPVHLYADSQAGKPLAEVHPHLALAYPRHVLEHAPARIPGDSRVVFAALPHGESQKIAPAILDSGALFVDLGADFRLSDAAAYERWYHEPHSAPDLLGRFVYGIPELHREAIAGARAVAAAGCYPTAAILALKPLLGLIDPDTIAVDAASGVSGAGKGLKEATHFNSVDESMTAYGLLHHRHTAEMEMALGGKILFTPHLAPMNRGILATCSAIAKGPCDPLDALRSAYEGEPFIHVSERPPSTKWALGSNAVHLTARYDERTGRVLAIAALDNLVKGAAGQMIQCANLMLGLDESAGLSTVGVWP, from the coding sequence ATGCATAGACCCCGCATGTCCGTTCCTGTCGCCATCTTCGGAGCCTCGGGTTTCGTCGGCGCCGAGCTTCTCCGGCTCTGCGCCGCGCATCCGGCGCTCGATCCGGTCCATCTCTACGCCGACAGCCAGGCCGGAAAGCCCCTCGCCGAGGTGCACCCCCACCTTGCTTTGGCCTACCCCCGGCATGTTCTGGAGCATGCTCCCGCGCGGATTCCGGGGGACTCCCGGGTGGTTTTCGCGGCGCTCCCGCACGGCGAATCGCAGAAAATCGCCCCCGCCATCCTCGATTCGGGGGCTTTGTTCGTCGATCTGGGCGCGGATTTCCGCCTTTCCGACGCCGCCGCCTACGAGCGCTGGTACCACGAGCCGCACAGTGCGCCGGACCTCCTGGGCCGCTTCGTCTACGGCATCCCCGAGCTCCACCGCGAGGCGATCGCCGGCGCCAGGGCGGTCGCCGCAGCCGGCTGCTATCCCACAGCCGCGATCCTCGCCCTCAAACCCCTGCTCGGCCTGATCGACCCCGACACGATCGCCGTCGACGCCGCCTCGGGAGTCAGCGGCGCCGGCAAGGGGCTCAAGGAGGCCACCCACTTCAACAGCGTCGACGAGAGCATGACCGCCTACGGCCTGCTCCATCACCGGCACACCGCGGAGATGGAGATGGCGCTCGGCGGCAAGATCCTCTTCACGCCCCACCTCGCGCCGATGAACCGCGGAATCCTCGCCACCTGCAGCGCGATCGCCAAAGGCCCCTGCGACCCGCTCGACGCGCTTCGCAGCGCCTATGAGGGCGAGCCGTTCATCCATGTCTCGGAGCGCCCGCCCTCGACCAAATGGGCCCTGGGCTCGAACGCGGTCCACCTCACCGCGCGCTACGACGAGCGCACCGGCCGGGTGCTCGCCATCGCCGCGCTCGACAATCTCGTGAAGGGAGCCGCGGGCCAGATGATCCAGTGCGCCAATCTCATGCTCGGCCTCGACGAGAGTGCCGGGCTCAGCACGGTGGGAGTGTGGCCGTGA
- the argF gene encoding ornithine carbamoyltransferase, whose amino-acid sequence MTDLLTIAGLPDGALAEILALSERDDLGAPLAGKGVALVFQKPSARTRNSMEMACVQLGAHPVYIQKDEVGLGTRESAEDVARTLACYHSVIAARVMDHRDLTAMADAVETPVLNLLSDSDHPLQAFADLLTVKQLLGRLEGARIAYVGDADNNVARSLAQACVAVGAELTLASPAAYALKDAPYGVRRVVDPAEAVARAQIVYTDVWVSMGQDSEADARRKALAAYQVDAALMARSSDAWFLHCLPARRGEEVTDEVMEGPKSAVWRQAENRMHTARGALAWLAGVR is encoded by the coding sequence ATGACCGACCTGCTGACCATCGCCGGCCTGCCCGACGGCGCGCTGGCGGAGATCCTCGCTCTGTCCGAGCGCGACGATCTCGGCGCGCCGCTCGCCGGCAAGGGCGTCGCTTTGGTCTTCCAGAAGCCCTCGGCGCGGACCCGCAACTCGATGGAGATGGCGTGCGTCCAGCTCGGCGCCCACCCCGTCTACATCCAGAAGGACGAGGTCGGCCTCGGCACCCGCGAGAGCGCCGAGGACGTGGCGCGTACGCTCGCCTGCTACCATTCGGTCATCGCCGCGCGGGTGATGGACCATCGCGATCTCACCGCGATGGCCGACGCGGTCGAAACTCCGGTGCTCAACCTGCTCTCCGACAGCGATCATCCGCTCCAGGCCTTCGCCGACCTGCTCACGGTCAAGCAGTTGCTCGGCCGGCTCGAAGGGGCGCGGATCGCCTATGTCGGCGACGCCGACAACAATGTGGCCCGCTCCCTCGCCCAGGCCTGTGTCGCGGTGGGAGCCGAACTGACCCTCGCCAGCCCGGCCGCTTATGCGCTGAAGGATGCGCCTTACGGCGTTCGCCGGGTGGTCGATCCGGCCGAGGCCGTCGCCCGCGCCCAGATCGTCTACACCGACGTCTGGGTCTCGATGGGGCAGGATTCCGAAGCCGACGCCCGGCGCAAGGCCCTCGCCGCCTATCAGGTCGATGCCGCGCTGATGGCCAGATCGAGCGACGCCTGGTTCCTCCACTGCCTGCCGGCCCGCCGCGGCGAGGAGGTCACCGACGAGGTGATGGAAGGTCCGAAGAGCGCGGTCTGGCGCCAGGCCGAAAACCGAATGCACACCGCCCGCGGCGCGCTCGCCTGGCTGGCGGGGGTTCGGTGA
- the argJ gene encoding bifunctional glutamate N-acetyltransferase/amino-acid acetyltransferase ArgJ — MSVTAALGFVAAGCHAGIKRRRYDMALVATDDRRPATCVAVFTQNKFVAPPVVLDRQRLAANGGKAAAIVVNSGNANAGTGARGMADAEAMSAAAAEALGIDKAHVLVSSTGIIGTPLPMDVILPAVPKLARKLSAEGGEDAARGILTTDHRAKEAVVEGSTFTLGGMAKGCGMIAPNMATMLAYLTTDAELPQGELQAILREAADRTFNTLNVDGATSTNDTVILLANGRRGPADRAEFADAVHRLCEDLTMQMARDAEGVTKVVRLKVTGAASDSEARAAAKNIAENNLVKCSWHGGDPYWGRLLAAAGSAGVEFEPGRCFVAYGGTVVARAGAPVKHAGGTVKKHMEHDEIEIEVGLGAGSGSAQVIGIDLGPGYIKENVKTS, encoded by the coding sequence GTGAGCGTCACCGCCGCCTTGGGCTTCGTCGCAGCCGGCTGCCACGCCGGGATCAAGCGGCGCCGCTACGACATGGCGCTGGTCGCCACCGACGACCGCCGGCCGGCGACCTGCGTCGCGGTCTTCACCCAGAACAAGTTCGTCGCGCCCCCGGTGGTGCTCGACCGTCAGCGCCTCGCCGCGAACGGCGGCAAGGCGGCGGCGATCGTCGTCAATTCGGGCAACGCCAATGCCGGCACCGGGGCCCGCGGCATGGCCGACGCCGAGGCGATGAGCGCGGCCGCGGCCGAGGCGCTCGGCATCGACAAGGCCCACGTGCTGGTCTCCTCGACCGGAATCATCGGCACGCCGCTGCCGATGGACGTGATCCTCCCCGCCGTTCCGAAGCTCGCCAGGAAGCTCTCCGCCGAGGGCGGCGAGGATGCCGCGCGGGGAATCCTCACCACCGATCACCGGGCCAAGGAGGCGGTGGTGGAGGGCTCGACCTTCACCCTCGGCGGCATGGCCAAGGGCTGCGGGATGATCGCTCCGAACATGGCGACCATGCTCGCCTATCTGACGACCGACGCGGAGCTTCCGCAGGGCGAGCTGCAGGCGATCCTTCGCGAGGCGGCGGACCGGACCTTCAACACGCTCAACGTCGACGGCGCGACCTCGACCAACGACACCGTCATCCTGCTCGCCAACGGCCGGCGCGGCCCCGCCGACCGCGCCGAGTTCGCCGACGCGGTCCACCGCCTGTGCGAGGACCTGACTATGCAGATGGCGCGCGACGCCGAAGGGGTGACCAAGGTCGTCCGGCTCAAGGTCACCGGCGCAGCGAGCGATTCCGAAGCGCGCGCGGCGGCCAAGAACATCGCCGAGAACAACCTCGTCAAATGCTCGTGGCACGGCGGAGACCCCTATTGGGGGCGCCTTTTGGCCGCCGCGGGGTCCGCAGGCGTCGAATTCGAGCCCGGGAGGTGCTTCGTCGCATACGGGGGCACCGTCGTTGCGCGCGCGGGAGCACCCGTAAAACATGCGGGAGGCACCGTAAAAAAGCACATGGAGCATGACGAAATCGAGATCGAAGTGGGCCTCGGAGCGGGCTCCGGAAGCGCCCAGGTCATCGGAATCGACCTCGGTCCGGGCTACATCAAGGAAAATGTGAAAACGTCATGA